One genomic window of Deltaproteobacteria bacterium includes the following:
- a CDS encoding putative sulfate exporter family transporter, which produces MPRPFPTKGLFVLLLAACALPIVPPAAALAAGIAIGVLGANPWPSRTSRYSKSLLQISVVGLGFGLSLGEIWVTGREAALYTIIGITLTLLTGRALGRLFGAEKNTTWLIAFGTAICGGSAIAAMAPVLRSKDEDTAVALATVFTLNATALLLFPPIGRMLTLNPQQFGLWAALAIHDTSSVVGAASAFGGGALAIATTVKLTRAVWIMPCAMGAAWLKKSEGKIAFPLFIIGFIAAATLRTFLPQWEGAWAGLFALARQSLVVTLFLIGAGLSRTVLKRVGPRPFALGICLWLIVAGTTLAAILYRWIG; this is translated from the coding sequence ATGCCCAGGCCCTTTCCGACTAAGGGGCTTTTCGTCCTGCTGCTTGCCGCATGTGCCCTGCCGATCGTACCCCCTGCCGCGGCCCTGGCCGCCGGGATCGCCATCGGCGTCCTGGGCGCCAACCCATGGCCGAGCCGCACATCGCGATACAGCAAATCCTTGCTGCAGATTTCTGTAGTTGGGCTCGGTTTTGGACTCAGCCTTGGGGAAATCTGGGTCACTGGGCGGGAAGCCGCACTCTACACTATCATCGGGATCACGCTGACCCTCCTTACAGGCCGGGCGCTGGGAAGACTCTTCGGCGCTGAGAAGAACACGACCTGGCTGATCGCCTTCGGCACTGCCATCTGCGGAGGCAGCGCAATCGCGGCCATGGCCCCGGTGCTCCGCTCGAAGGACGAGGATACAGCGGTGGCGCTGGCCACCGTCTTTACCCTTAACGCGACAGCGCTCCTCCTCTTCCCTCCGATCGGACGCATGCTGACCCTGAATCCACAACAGTTCGGACTTTGGGCCGCTCTGGCCATCCACGATACCAGCAGTGTTGTCGGGGCCGCCAGTGCCTTTGGGGGCGGGGCACTGGCCATCGCCACCACGGTAAAGCTTACCCGGGCCGTCTGGATCATGCCCTGCGCCATGGGGGCCGCCTGGTTAAAAAAATCCGAGGGTAAGATCGCGTTTCCCCTTTTCATCATCGGCTTCATCGCGGCCGCCACCCTACGAACCTTCCTGCCCCAGTGGGAGGGGGCCTGGGCCGGCCTTTTCGCCCTGGCCAGGCAAAGCCTGGTCGTCACACTGTTTCTCATTGGCGCTGGTCTTAGCCGAACCGTCCTCAAACGGGTTGGCCCCAGGCCTTTTGCATTGGGGATTTGTCTTTGGCTGATCGTGGCTGGGACCACGCTGGCCGCTATTCTTTACCGGTGGATCGGGTGA
- a CDS encoding tryptophan synthase subunit alpha: MKRLRDVFSERRKPLVIFLTAGFPGPGRDEELAHAVLDAGADIIELGFPFSDPLADGPLIQKASGMALAAGMTLKKTMDLAGRLRRENAGVPIILMGYANPVYHMGYRDFAGRAKEMGVDGAIIPDLPLEEGRPLRNELAAGKMALIPMAAPNTPSGRLTEILRNGSGFLYLVSMAGLTGDVFQADAPWRQSASTARESGALPVCVGFGIRNGQDAARAAESADGVIVGSAVTARILDAPDDKSAVRNVVNLVRELRAGMDSAT, encoded by the coding sequence TTAGAGATGTCTTTTCAGAAAGACGAAAGCCGCTCGTTATTTTCCTTACCGCCGGCTTTCCCGGCCCGGGTCGGGATGAGGAACTTGCCCACGCGGTTTTGGATGCCGGAGCGGATATCATAGAGCTTGGATTTCCCTTTTCCGATCCGTTGGCCGACGGTCCCCTGATCCAGAAGGCGTCAGGAATGGCCCTGGCCGCCGGGATGACCTTGAAAAAGACGATGGATTTGGCGGGGCGTCTGAGAAGGGAAAATGCCGGGGTTCCCATCATCCTGATGGGCTATGCCAACCCGGTATACCATATGGGCTACAGGGATTTCGCCGGGCGGGCGAAGGAAATGGGAGTGGATGGGGCGATAATCCCGGATCTTCCCCTGGAGGAAGGCCGGCCGCTGCGAAATGAGTTGGCCGCCGGGAAGATGGCCCTCATTCCCATGGCCGCCCCCAATACCCCGTCCGGCAGGCTGACCGAGATCTTGAGGAACGGCTCCGGGTTCCTTTACCTGGTTTCCATGGCCGGCCTGACGGGAGACGTATTTCAGGCCGACGCCCCATGGCGACAGTCGGCATCCACAGCCAGGGAAAGTGGGGCGCTTCCCGTCTGTGTCGGGTTCGGAATCCGGAACGGACAGGATGCGGCCCGGGCGGCGGAATCTGCCGATGGTGTAATTGTCGGCAGCGCGGTAACCGCGAGGATTCTTGACGCCCCGGATGACAAAAGCGCTGTTAGAAATGTTGTAAATCTGGTAAGGGAACTGAGGGCTGGGATGGATAGCGCCACCTGA
- a CDS encoding cytochrome B5, with protein sequence MKTFTKEELARFDGKDGRSAYVAYMGKVYDMTGTPESEHGDHFGHPFGVDLTVELDDAPHDDNPLFNLPVVGIYRQD encoded by the coding sequence ATGAAGACATTTACGAAGGAAGAACTGGCCCGGTTTGACGGAAAGGACGGGCGTTCCGCATACGTGGCCTACATGGGAAAGGTCTACGATATGACCGGGACACCCGAATCCGAGCATGGCGATCATTTCGGCCATCCCTTCGGCGTGGACCTTACGGTGGAACTGGATGACGCTCCTCACGATGACAACCCCCTGTTCAACCTTCCTGTTGTGGGAATCTACCGGCAGGATTGA